GTTCAACCCAAATCACAGATCAAAAAGAGAAGCAACGTCAGAGGTGTCTGACCATGTTGTTGTTATCCTAATCATGGGGTCCCTGTGGACCAAAGAATTAAAATATGGTATGGGTAGCGTGTACTGAATGATTCCTCCGCTTTTAGGTTTCGAAAGGTCAGATGTTGAGTGCAGGGTGGGAACGATGTCCACACTTCATTAGTTTTCTTACCGATTAGGTACATTGGTTTCTTGTCCTGTTCTTGATGGAATCAGTAATGGATCCTCGTGTTGTCATCTCTTTTCTCAAGTCCCTTTCTTTGGTTATCCTccattctcttttttcttttctatccCGTAAATTAAGTGTTCTTCGTGAAAATTGAagctttttgatgatgaaaaatcTTATGCCTGGAGAATAAAATGTTGCATGAGATGATTTGATGAAAATACTTGTGTTATTTGAATTTTGTATGGTATAAGAACAGAACAATAAAAAGTGATTATGTCATAAACTAAGAGGAAAGTGAAATTTTATTAGTTGGGTTTCTCACTCAAAAgaaaaagggagagagagagagagagaaagaacagaGCACAATTAATATAGAGTGTGTTTTCACTTTCAAGCTCCGAGTCGCCTACAAAATCCCACTTCTTCCAGCAGAACATCGAACACTGCATGTGAGAGGGTTAATTCGGTGTCAACTTGAATGTTCTCATTGCAGGTAGATCATCATCTATCGTCGCCCTGATATGATTTGGATTCACAGAGGAACCATGGAGGAAAACAGAGGTGAACGCATCAAGGCTAATATATGAACAGAATGACATGAGCAGTATGTTTGTCTTGATTATTCATATGGCTTTTGGAGTAAATGCATGGACATTAGCTGAGTCTTTTGTTGCTTCTGCGGAGAGCTACACGCAAGGAGAGAGCATCCGAAGAAGCTTCTCCGGAGGAAGAATAAAACTTGGCCTGTCTCGTAGTCACACGCCCAATGTCTGCTTCCATTTGCCCTCACTCTACTGTACAATGGCGTGCACATCCCTCCACCCTAAATGCAGTGACAGTGCTGCGTGTTGGGTGTCCCACAACCTCAGAGCGTCCTCTGCCGCGTTCCTCGCCTGGGGCACCGTGAGATGATACCTCCTTTGGGCATTAATGGCTTCACCATTAATGTCGTGTGCCATGTCGAATACAATAACATGGACCTCAGAGGAGGTGTTATGGCTGCTGCAAAAGGAAAAGTCAAGACTTCAAGACTTGTTATGCATATATTCTTTGCATCCGAAGTGGATTACAAGGTGAAGATGGTGTCATAATCATATATGTATGTCAGCCTCCTTTATAATTTTCACTGATTGATTCTCCATCATTCGAGGGGAAGTACTTTTGCTTGTTATTTGCATATGAGAAGCATCATGCAGCGTTTCTATTATTCATGTCCTGCCCAGAAGCTGTTCCAGGCAGTGCAAGCAGACACAGATGACAGACAAGTCTTCCCATGAGGCTTCATAAAAGGTGCAAGTACTATGGACAATAATGattaaagaggaggaggagaacaggGCATTAGCTGCACAAATAGACATCTCAATGCTCAAAAACACATCAATCCAACCGCCTCTCATTTTCATCTGCTAAAGCTACTGTTCTCCATCAGCTTTACAGGAAGGAACAAAAGCAAAATCTCAGATTCTGGTGAGACCCACTCGTCAGTAATAATATGTACAAAAAGTATGTGGGATCGATGAATCCGTGTGAGATCATGAGCACAGCCTGGGCAGCGATCTGGCATTGCTTGGACTCATCGTTCTGTTCTTCTTCGTGGCCCTTGCCATTTGTGCTTGCATCTTCCTGCAGATCCTTTCCAATTCCATCACCTTCCACTGCATTCCTTGCAGCTGGGACTTGAGCTTCTCGTTCTCCGTCGACAAGTCCACCTTCTTCGCGTAAAGAATGATCTGCTCATCATCACTAAATCTATTCTCCTTGCTCGGATTTGCCTTAGGCAGAGCACCGCTGTGCTTCTTCAATTGGTTTACCTCCTTGAGCAGACTCCTGAGCTTCGATTGCTGAGAAATGAGAGCTCGGATGGCCGTTCTCGAGGGGAACTTCCTGTTGCTCGCAAGGTGTTTGCAGGATTCTGACGACAGCTTCTCGTAGTTTATTGCACAAAACATCTTCATCTTCTCCTCGCCCGATAATTGAGTATGAACCTGAGAATTCCATGAGCACAGCAGTGAAGAATCAGCTAAAACAAATCATTCAACTGGACACTATAAAGGTTTTGCCTCACGAATTATTCCAAGGATACCTCGAGATACATGTCGATGGCACCGTAAATCGCATCATGGGAGTCCCTTGCTTCGTCGGGCAGAGCTGTGGCGAGTGCCACGAACTTTAAAGGCTTCAAAGAGGAATCTGGGGCAACTTCCGCCAAGTACGAGTCCATCAAGCTCCCTGCCTGCTTCAACTGGGTTATGGATTTACGACCCTCGATTCTGAGGAAGGACTTCAAGAACCTTAAGATTAGATTCACATCATAGAGGCTCTTCGTCCCTGAAGGAGCTGGAACCAGCAAATTATCTAACGTCGCTTGATCGAACTTGTTGCCTATCATACTCTCCAGTTTGCTCTGGCAACACTTGCTGATCTTCAAGGACGAGGAGATTCGAAGAACACCAAACAAACCCTTGCAGGACACACAGCTTGCATCAAGAGAGTGGAGCAGGTTGATGATGGTTTCAGCGGCCTCTTTCTTGTCGGACGAGGAGGCGTTGGACGCTGCACTCTTCAGGTAATGAGCAAGGAACCTACTGATCAAAACTTGATCTACTTTGTGAAGAACCATGCTCCTGACGATCTTTTCGATCATGGCGGGGTTCAGCACCACAAGATCTTCGAACCACCAAGCTCGGTGATTGCAATTTTTGGTGCTCATCGTGCTTCTCGTGTCGAACGAGAACCGGAACGCAGAGCTCTCAGGAGAGGAGACTGCCGGACTAACATCGCTGGCTGCTGTGATTCTACCAGCCAGGGATTCCAGAATTCTATCCATCAACCCCGAGGTGCTCGCCACCGGAAACAAATCTTGGCATTGTCTCAGGGCGCGTACGATCTCAGACCATGACCAGTAAGGGATCCCCTCGAGAGACTTCTGGATCAGCTTCAACAGGTTCACCGAGGAAGAAACGCCGCCATCAGTCATTTCCATGAAGTGAGCGACAGAGTGCAGAAGGCAGGTGGTGCGGGGAGTCATCCGAGTCGCGACATTGTTGTAGCATAACCTTGTCATCAACTCAAATGCCTCTGCTCCTCCAGGCAAGTCCGTGAATGCCACTTTGAGGGGTTTTGTGGCTGAAGCGATGGATGTTTGATCGATCAACTTCCTCACTCTTCCGCAGAAGGATGAGAGGACTTCCTGTAAAGAATCAATCGACTCAGACTACCAAATGCCTGCTAATAATGCTGTGAATTATGAGATGGTAACAGTGGCACACCAAAATGGCAAGCGAACAACTCACAACAAAGTAGGAATGGGTGAAACTAAAACTTCTCGAGGCGACGTTCCAAAGCATTAAATTCGTGGAAGAAACAAGGCAGCAGTAATGGAGAATGAAAAGTCCTCCCGAAGTACCGTTATTCGAAAGAGGCAAAGATGGTGAGCTGTTagtacatgcattcaatatgcacAGTGAAGCAAGAGAGCAGAATCGGTCCCTCTTAAGCGTCCACAGTAACTCCGAGCATGAAGACGACATGAGAGCATTGAGTACTCACATGAAGACATCATAAATGAGAGAGAAAAGGATCCAAAAATTAGAAGACGGGGTAAAAAAAACAAAAGTAGGGAATCTGTTTTGCTTTAAACATTGAAAACAgatcaaaaaattaaaataaaaatataggaGGAAAAATTGTTCCTTCCGGAGAATGATAACATCGAATGCAAAAGCAGGAGGAGAAAACGAATCAGACAAAGAATCAAAATTGAACTCTCACTTCCAAGAAAAAGAAGACCTCAGTTACAATTCAAAGAAGTCCTCTTGGTGATCGTTGTGAACTGGGAAAGAAGGCTTACCTTATCAACCAGGAAGATCTCTTCCCCATTGACGTCTACTTCAAGATCGCAAGTCATCGCAGCAACTCGCAGCAGAATCACCACCAACAGGCTTTAACAAAGGAAAAAGAAGGGCTTCGGAACGCTTCAAGAAATCCAACGAGTGAGCAGTAAGTATGACAAGAAAGTTCGCCAAAAAGCACCACAAGGAAAGGACTACAATGATGAAGATGGGAAAGGAGGTGGAAGGCAAAAAAAAGGAACACACGGAATAATATCTTAAGGTGAATACAGGACAAAGGGAGGCAGCGTGAGTTCCTCGGCTGGTCAATCGacgagagaaggaaaagaagagaaaagagggatAGGAGTCACATCGCCGAGTCACCGAGGCCCAGGAGACACAGAGGAAAGTGGGGGAGACGGGATAGAAGTAGATGAAGCGCCAAAGCAGAGTCTCCTGACATCTCTGTTGGGTCTCCCAGTGTCACAATGCTGCTTACTGATGCTCTTCCCTCTTCATGCCCAAAGCCTTGTGCACAAGGTGTCTTTCTTTTCGCTCTCCTTCTCTCCCTCTTTCAGCGTAACACCTCAACCTCACTGCTCAtcacaagttctccaacaaacaaCATACAAACAAAACAGTGCATCTTCCCATCTTTAAAGTGCCTAAGCTTCTCCTCTCCATCCAATCTTTATGTGCCCAAACTGCCCTTACTTCTGTTGACTGTTCTACCAGCAGACGGAGAGCGAGGAATGAGTGACAGGGACGGGTGGATGCAATCTTTACTCGTTCAGATCAGCCCAATTACGTATCCTCTGTGTCTATTTCATGTGACGACTCTATATGACATTGCCTAATGGACCCAAATAGGACTTGGTTTACCAATGCAGCTCATTCCTTATGGCCTGATGCGTTGATATAAATAAACCTTCTGCCGGCCAATGAACatgtgatatatttcatgtgactcTATTTGAGTGAGATCTGATAAGGTTTGATGATGTTTTAAATTTGGGGAAGCTAATCAAGAATTTTTGTAACGATTTCTTCTTCTTGAACTTCGGCACTTCTTGAACTCTGACTTTAGATAGTATAGAAAATTATTTTGACTTCAAAGAGATGTGgagcccagggaccaaaatcctagtttatatagatgttctgttctcccataaaaaaatatttattatcatcaactcataacgttcaagaattaattcaaatttataatttttagaccataattaagaattttgataatattaaatatttaatttaataataactattttatttataatgaataaaatattgaaatcatttaaaccataataaatgaaaaaattcatgataatgaattatgaatcttaataagaacgattatattattattaaataagatatttaataataacggttatatTCTCCCATTTGATCATaagtttagcttaataatttgaattaaattttattgaataattaaaaaaaaatacacaaatcatagcgataagtcctctaagagtgagtattatcatccatgtatcatgatgtatttaatttcttaatcttaatgtggtaatattacttaatgaataaactttatatttattcttggtccagtaacaatatattttctcaaattaatatgcatatgaatgagaaaatttcttaatatataagagtttcaatataattTCAAAGTATAACCAAGTcttattttctctacatgatccttgaattttaaatgtggcatgcctttagtcaaaggatcagcaatcatcaattcagtgctaatatactcaatgatcattttcttttcttttatacgttctcttatggctaaatacttaatgtcgatgtgtttactttgactttgacttttattgtttttagccatagctGAATTATCACATAAAATTCTTAATAGCCtaaaaatagaatccatgattctaagcccaaaaataaaactcttaagctatacaccatgtgaagtagtctcaaaataggagacaaactcaacttctatggtagaagtagcaatcaaggtctgcttagtgcttctccaagaaatagcttgaccaaccatcataaaaatatatccttatGTTGATTTACGAACATTAACACaatcggcgaagtctgaatctgagtaaccaatcatatCCATATTGTCTGTATATCTATACAtacgcatgtaatctttggttccttatagatacctcatcactttctttataGCTCTCCAATAGtctatacctggattactctgatatcgacctagcatccttataacaaatataatatcaggtctagtacagacctgagcatacataaggcttcctatggtagaagcatatgggatattttttattgattccttttcaaggttgttctttgggtattggttcaaattgaacctatcacctttcacaatgggagcaacacttggtaaacaatccttcatccgaaatttttctaaaagtttatcgatataggttttttgtgatagacctaaaatacctcggggtctatctctatagatcttaatgtcaatgacataagatgcttcacccatatcctttatatcaaaatttttagaaaagaattgtttcacctcatgcagtaaACCCTTATCGttagttgcaagcaaaatattatctacatataaaataaggaaacatattttactcctgaCCTTTTGGAATATGCATtcatccatgggattttcaacaaatccaaatgaagaaatcacttcatagaatttaaaataccattggccggAGGATTGTTTTAAACCGTATATAGACTTTTTAAGCTTACAAACTAAGTGTTCACCAATACTATAGGAGAAACGtttaggttgtttcatataaacctcatcCTCCATATCTCCATTACGAAATGATATTTTCATAtctatttgttgcaactcaagattAAAATAAGCAACCAATGCCAAAATGATAAGAAgataatctttcttagatacaggagaaaatgtctccgtataatcgattccctctttttgagtaaatccctttgcaacaagtcttgccttgtatctttcAATGTTgcataacgaatctttcttagttttaaagactcatttacaaTCAATagtctttgcttcattaggcaactctacaatatcccagactccattgctcattaTGGAATTCATCTATTCTTTCATGGCATTATaccacaaatttgactctttgcaactcatggcttgtgaaaatgtttcaagaTCATTTTTTACTCCAATATTATAgttagattcttgtagatatgcaacataataactaggaattgctgatcttttacttCTAGAAGTTTTTCTTAATGTTGTGCCAATATTTCCctaaggaacttgtggttcaactagttgttcaggagcttgttgtaattcctgaactgcttgatctattagaatactattagTAACTTGTGAAATTTCAATGATTGATTATTcaacactagtttgtacttgaggagtgctatgaactataaccaatctatcatttgatgtggaagattgagattctatatgatcatgtgcagaaactatgttcctgaaatgatcgctttCACTAATCACGTCATCCTAaaaaaatttagcgtttcttgattcaacAATCCTAGTTATGTGAGATTGATAATAAAACCTATAATCTTTGAACTTTTTAGCATATGTAATGAAATACACACTAATAGTCCTCAGgttcagtttcttctcttgtggacatTCTGacctcagacggacatccccaaatgtgTATATGtcacaaactcggtttccaacctttccataattcaaatggtgtcttttggatagccttggttggaactctgtttaatGTATACATAGTCATCTTTAGTGCTTCGGTCCATAAGAACTTAAAAAGATtgtagttgctaagcatactctgcaccatatctaataatgtttggtttcttctttctgcaacacaatTCTGATCTGGAGaatcaggcatagtgtattgggcaacaatcccatgttcttgaagaaacttagcaaaaggaccaagtgCTTGCCTATTTTCaatatatctactataatattctccacctctatctgatctcataattttaatttgcttactacattggttctcaacttcaaccttaaagactttgaaggcgttcaatattttatttttgttataaattaaatatatatacatatattgtgagTAATCGTCTATAAagaagatgaagtatttctgatcatgtatgtccatgtctggacaacatatatcagtatgtatAATCTCTAATATGTCTGAaatcctattagcaccctttttggatttattggtctgctttcccttaatatagtccacataagtcttaaaattagtaaaatcaagagtattaAGCACCCCAtcattaactaatctcttaattctttCTATGAAGATATATCCTAATCTCCGATGTCATAATAtagataatatagaggagtcctcattaatattatattttttagtactagtgtgaacatgcattgaacttcgAGTATcatcattttataataaaatatggtaaagaccatcagacaaaataccttTCCTATcataatcagatttatataataaatgaaatgatatgtctttaaaattaaaggaatactcaAATGGTATGAGtatggaaacaaaaattaagtttcatgagaaacttggtacataaaaagtcctttccaattttaaaacaaaaccactacttaaaagttaaaatgcatgttccaattgcctccacatgtgagcccatcttatttcctgattagatgctttgctcacttttcACTGGCtttcttaggttttgcataccctgcaaagagtttgcaatatggattgttgatccaaagTTAATCCACCGggtgttaatattaatattaaccatattagattcataacacacatacgaggttggtttacctttcttttcaagtcattgttggaatttcgtgtaTTCTTTCTTtgcgtgtccctttcttttacaaaagaaacaacttgcttcttttttgatatcagcttggggtggtattttaccttttttctGCTGATGAGCATTCTGATTGGCTTGATtcttgtcagttttgttctttcCGTGCGAGTGATTAGTagtaatgcactctcacccagttccatcactagcctctctttttCTTGAACGcatatggtcattaattcattgattgaccatttgtccttttgtgtattatatgaaatcttaaaaggTCCGTATTaatgtggaagggtgttcagaatatagtgcactaggaaagattctgacatattaacctcgacTTTCTTAATAGttgcaatatctcgcatttgcattatattCTCACCCACACCCTTTATGTTAGTGAGTCTaaaggatgaaaatttcattattagggtacttgctagtgccttttccaaagtgacgaattgctcatcaatagcttgtagcaagtctcggacTTTTTTatactggtcaacagaaccacataTGCCAGTAGTTATCTTAGTCTTGATAAATATCACGCTGAgctgattggatcgctcccatcgctcatataacatgACATCAGTTGGAGTGctagtattagtgactataggtggttcgtctttcctaataTTATAATCAATattcatccaccctaaatggaggagaaccctctccttccatatcttatagttatcacacaTAAGTTCGGGAATGTCATATCGAATATCAgataaattaacagtttgagaaactacataaaatcaaacatatttatgtcaaaatttgaggcttaatagtttaaattgcatgttttacctatatgaaacatgaaaaaaaaaatatgaatctcatgacataaaaattacttgtgggctaaatttttaattcaaatagattcaaatgatctttatgataaaactatcaaattatattccaattcataatccctgtaggtaactcatgaaaataatttgatattttatcctaattaattatattgaatataataaaaaatcatgtgggataacaattattatataaaatataattagacataatatgatatctaattacttatgtgatccttattttaactttctatataattttaattaattaaggatattgtgattaattcttaattaattaagattatatggatcactagacattttggaTATATAAAATTGACTCACAAGCACaattaatataaccaaatatgcatacataatataagcattttattgattgaaaaatattgaaaatattatatccTTGATTTTCAATATGAAATAAATCAAGAAGTTTCAAAACGAAACCAAAATAAACCcatattcatggtataaaaataaaaactcatatcAAGGTAGAGGTCAGAGGGCTCTGATTCTAACTGTTAGAAATCTttgataccaaaatatgtttctaaattattataatagaaacacaataaaaattgaTGTGGAAACGAAATAGTGTACCTTCAGCCATTGTTATCAAGAATTTCTACAACGATttcttcttcttgaactttgacaCTTCTCGGCTCTTAACTCTAACTTTAGTTGGTGTAAGAAATTCTTTTGACTTCAAAAAGATGttgagcccaaggaccaaaatcctcgtttatatagatgttctctcatcaagaacatttattatcaccaacttataacgttcaaaaattaattcaaatttataacgtttggatcataataaatttttttaataatattaaatatttaatttaataataacgatttcatttataatgaataaaaaactgaaatcatttaaaccataataaatgaaaaaattgattataataaattatgaatgagaacggttatattattattaaataagatatttaataataacgattacatATACATTACATGCTAATCAAGTACATATTCCTTTTGTTTTCTCAGGCACGATCCAGGTTTTACGTTCACGTCAGAACTAGCAGCAGCACCAGCAAACTTGCCCTGGAGTGCATGCGGCAGTCAACTCATTCAAAAGGATTCGGAGACGGCATTGTTGGTGACGATGATATCGGAAATTAAATAGAATTTTAGATTAGAGATGCTGATGTTAGAAAGCTTGTAGAATATTATGGAAGTGGAATTTGTGTCCCAGTCCTAATAGAATTTGCTCAGCGAATGATCTTTTTTGTATATATGATATTGGTGATGGttaatagaaagttattagtcttTCATGTCTCCTACACGACGGCACGTACGTGATGCTTTGAGCGATGCATGGAACTGCCAAGCTTCTATGTCGCACGTCGAATTCGACATTTGCTTGCTTTTTCGTTCTTCTTTCGCCTAATTCAATTTCATTTCGAGTGTTGTATTTGCGACATCATCCTTTTAGCACCATTTGCGGGCGGCGAGGCTACGAGCGGAAGGAGCCGCCATCAACGCGGGCAGAGGAAGCAGTGGCGCCGAAGGAGGGCATCGCCGTGGCGGCGCTCTAGGGCTGCGATCTCGTGTGACCGTGGAGCGCTGGTCACTAACGAGACGGCGGCAGTGGAGGGAGCCGCTGGTCGATCTCGTATGTTTATTGTCACTGACAGTATATTAGCCCAATTTATTTTCCAATCATTTGAGAAAGATTGTATATTGGTCCAAAATATCCCAAATCCCCTCAAAATAACCTCGAAATAGAGGAAAGCATCAGAAGCTTTCCAAGCCGCAAGCAATTCTCAGGATTCCTCCCCTAACATGCACTTCTGCTCCTCTTCTCCCGTAGCATCGTTCGCAGACCATGATGAGCTCGCCATGCCGGACACGGACAGGTTCTATTGCTGGCTGCTCCAATTCTTCGTCCTCTCCGGCCTCGTCGTCTTCTTCATATGGCTGAGCCTCCGCATCTCCGACCCCTCCTACACCATCGTCGAGGTCACCATCCTGCAACCAAACAACGGCACCGCCGACTCCACCGTCTTCTTCGGCATCGAAATCGCCAACAGGAACAGAGGCGGCGGGGTTTACTACAGCGACATGAACGTGTCGCTGTACGTGATGGATGCGAGCGTGGGGTCAACGACGATACAGCCTTTCTACCAGGGCCACGGGAAGACTGCCCAGGTGAGGGGAGGGGCGAGCTGCGGCCGGTGAGTCAGCGACGCCATCAGCAGCGG
This Musa acuminata AAA Group cultivar baxijiao chromosome BXJ1-2, Cavendish_Baxijiao_AAA, whole genome shotgun sequence DNA region includes the following protein-coding sequences:
- the LOC135594978 gene encoding NDR1/HIN1-like protein 2, coding for MPDTDRFYCWLLQFFVLSGLVVFFIWLSLRISDPSYTIVEVTILQPNNGTADSTVFFGIEIANRNRGGGVYYSDMNVSLYVMDASVGSTTIQPFYQGHGKTAQVRGGASCGR
- the LOC103970572 gene encoding BTB/POZ domain-containing protein At3g22104-like produces the protein MTCDLEVDVNGEEIFLVDKEVLSSFCGRVRKLIDQTSIASATKPLKVAFTDLPGGAEAFELMTRLCYNNVATRMTPRTTCLLHSVAHFMEMTDGGVSSSVNLLKLIQKSLEGIPYWSWSEIVRALRQCQDLFPVASTSGLMDRILESLAGRITAASDVSPAVSSPESSAFRFSFDTRSTMSTKNCNHRAWWFEDLVVLNPAMIEKIVRSMVLHKVDQVLISRFLAHYLKSAASNASSSDKKEAAETIINLLHSLDASCVSCKGLFGVLRISSSLKISKCCQSKLESMIGNKFDQATLDNLLVPAPSGTKSLYDVNLILRFLKSFLRIEGRKSITQLKQAGSLMDSYLAEVAPDSSLKPLKFVALATALPDEARDSHDAIYGAIDMYLEVHTQLSGEEKMKMFCAINYEKLSSESCKHLASNRKFPSRTAIRALISQQSKLRSLLKEVNQLKKHSGALPKANPSKENRFSDDEQIILYAKKVDLSTENEKLKSQLQGMQWKVMELERICRKMQAQMARATKKNRTMSPSNARSLPRLCS